From the genome of Aquipuribacter sp. SD81:
CGTGAGCCGCTGGACCGACGTCGGGTGGCTCGCCGCCTACTCGATGCTCACGGTGGCCGTCGGCAGCCGCGGCCTGCACGACCTCGCGGAGCGGCAGCCGGGCCGTCAGGGTGACGCGCGCCTGCGCCTCGTCGCGCTCGGTGCCGCCTCCGCCCTGCCCGGCCTCACCCTCGCGGCGGGGGCCGCCCTCGGCCGCGAGGTCGCGTGGTGGCCCGTCGCGGCCGGGGTCGTCGTGCTGTCGAGCCTCGTGCTCGCCCGCATGGCCGGCATGCTCGAGCGGGTACGGGCCCAGGCCGTGCAGCTGTCGGCCCTGGCCCGGGTGGACGGGCTGACCGGCGCACCCAACCGCCGGACGTGGGACCACGAGCTGTCACGCGCGTGCGCGCACGCGGCCGAGCACCGCGAGCCGCTGGCCGTCGGGCTGCTCGACCTCGACCGCTTCAAGCGCTACAACGACCGCCACGGCCACCAGGCAGGGGACCGGCTGCTCGTGGCCGCGGTCAGCGCGTGGTCGGACGCCCTGCCCGAGCGCGCGATGCTCGCCCGCTACGGCGGGGAGGAGTTCGCCGTGCTGCTGCCCGGTCTCGACCTCGAGGCGGGGCGGCTCGCGGTGGACCGGCTGCGGGGCACGACCCCGCAGGGGCAGACGTTCTCCGCGGGCGTGGCCGCCTGGCTGCCCGGCACCGAGCCGGGGGCGGCGGTCGCGGCCGCCGACGCCGCCCTGTACGAGGCGAAGCGCCGGGGCCGCGACCGTGTCGTCGCCGACCCCGCCGCCGTCCGCGCGGGTGGGCTGCCGCGGTGGGCGGAGGGGGCGCGGGTGGTGCTGCAGCCCGTGGTCGACGCCCGCGACGGCCGCGTCATCGGGCACGAGGCGCTCGCGCGCCTGCCCGGCCTGCCCGACGTGGCCGGCGCGCTCCTCGGCGCGCACGAGGACGGTGTGGGCGACCTCGTCGAGGCGCACCTCGTGCGGCTGGCGCTGCAGGTGCCGGGCCGGCCGCCCGGCACGAGCCTGTTCGTCAACGTGTCACCGGCCGCGGTCGCGTCCCGGCGGTTCTGGGACGGGCTGCCCGCCGACCTCGACGGCGTCGTCGTCGAGCTCGTCGAGGAGCACGTCGGCCGGGACTGGTCGACGCAGCGGCGCGCGGTGCAGGCGCTGCGCGAGCGCGGCGCGCGGATCGCGGTGGACGACCTCGGGGCCGGCTCCGGCGACCTCGGTCGCGTCCTCGCGGTGCGACCGGACGTCGTCAAGGTCGACCGGGGCGTCGTGCACGGCTGCCACGCCGACGAGGCGCGCCTGGAGCTCGTCCGCCTCGTCGTGCAGCTCGCGGCGGCGGTGGGCGCCCGGGTGTGCGCGGAGGGCGTCGAGGACGACGCCGACCTCGAGGTGCTCCGCGAGGTCGGGGTGCAGCTGGTGCAGGGCTACCACCTGGGCGTGCCGTCACCCCGCTGGGTCACCGGCCCCGTCGTCCCGGGTGGTGCGGCGGGCGGCGAGGGCCCCGTCGGCGACCCGCTCGCGCACGCGTCGACGTAGGCCGCCGCCGCGCCCTCGTCGAGACCGCCGCGCGCCCGAGCGCCGAAGGTCTCCACGAGGCCCGCCACGACCACCTCGCGGTAGCGGGGCGACGGCGGGCGCGCCGGCAGCCGGGCGGCCGCGGGCGAGGTGAAGGTGAGGGCAGGCTCGCCCTCGAGGCTCCCGGCGAGCACGAGGCGGCCGTACCAGCCGTCGAGCACGGTCGCGGACCCGTCGCGCAGGACGGCGTCGTCCCAGGGCGCGCGCCGCCGCTGCGGCACGGCGGCGCGGCTGCCCTCGAGGTGGACGACCTCGAGGTACTGCCCGAGGGTGACCCGCCACGCCCGCGCGAGCACACCCGGCCCCGGGGCACCCTCGTCCCAGAAGCACACCCCGCCGCCGCCCCACGCGGGCGCGTCGCCGGCGAGGCGGAGCCGGCCGGGCAGCACGACGGCGCGGTCCGCCCCCGCCGGGGCCGTGCCCGGTCCGCCCGGGTACACGACGTCGAGCCCGGGCAGGGTCCCGCCCAGCAGGTACCGCTCGAAGCGTCCGCGCAGCAGGTTCGAGCCGTAGGACACGTACCAGACGTGCCCCGGCGTCTCGGCAGGCTCGGCCGCCTCGGCCGCCTCGCGGTGTCCCTCCGCGCGGCGCCACGGCCCCGGACGCAGGACCTCGACGTCGGGGGCCGCGACCGCCCGGGCGACGGCGGAGCCCGCCGCGGGCCCGAGCGCGTCCTGGTCCCGGTCCCCGTCCGGTCCGCGCGCCCTCAGCCGCCCGCCCCGCCCGCGAGCGTCGCCAGCACGGGTCCGTGCAGGTGCCCGTTCGTCGCGACGGCGTCGCCGCCCCACGGCCCGTCCTCACCGGCGAGGGAGGTGAAGCGGCCACCGGCCTCGGTGACGACCGGCACGAGCGCGGCCATGTCGTGCAGCGCGAGCTCGGGCTCGCACGCGACGTCGACCGCACCCTCGGCGAGCAGCATGTACGACCAGAAGTCGCCGTACGCGCGGGTGCGCCAGCACCGCTGGGACAGCTCGAGGAAGGCGGGCAGCATGCCGCGGCCCTCCCAGCCCGACAGCGACGAGTACGACAGCGACGCGTCGGACAGGTGGTCGACGCCGGAGACCCGCAGCGGGCGCGCGGTGGACAGGCTGCGACCGGTGAAGGCCCCGAGCCCCTTCGCGGCCCACCAGCGCCGGCTCAACGCCGGGGCGGACACGACCCCGACGACCGGGGTGCGGTCGTCGACGAGCGCGATGAGCGTCGCCCACACCGGCACGCCCCGCACGAAGTTCTTCGTGCCGTCGATCGGGTCGAGCACCCACTGGCGCCGGCCGTGACCGGTCGGCTCGAGCTCCTCCCCGACGACCATGTCGCGCGGGCGGGCGCGCTGCAGCAGGGAGCGCATCGCGCGCTCCGCGTCGGTGTCGGCCTCCGTGACGGGGGTGAGGTCGGGCTTGGTCCGCACCTGCAGGTCCGCGGCGCCGAACCGCTGCATGGTGAGCGCGTCCACCTGGTCCGCGAGCGACAGGGCGAGGCGCAGGTCGTCGTCCCAGCCCTTCTGGCGGTCCGTGCTCGCGGTGCTCGTCATGGTCGCGACCCTAGCCACCGGTCGGCGGCGACCGGGCGCGTCG
Proteins encoded in this window:
- a CDS encoding GGDEF and EAL domain-containing protein; translated protein: MTRSGALASVCLLLGLAVYAVLGPVPLGWVDLYVVVSGGAVALGWWQLERRAPQQPWAWRWLLAGYTAWVVGDLVWTWENGPDGPQWFPGVADVLYLLGYVGLGAGAMVMVRVRATARDRTAVLDAVVVAVGVAVPTVAFLVQPAAADADLSTAGKVVASAYPLLDVFLLAVLARLLTTPGARTPAFGLLAGSLVLTFCADAAWNAGVVLRGDDFVSRWTDVGWLAAYSMLTVAVGSRGLHDLAERQPGRQGDARLRLVALGAASALPGLTLAAGAALGREVAWWPVAAGVVVLSSLVLARMAGMLERVRAQAVQLSALARVDGLTGAPNRRTWDHELSRACAHAAEHREPLAVGLLDLDRFKRYNDRHGHQAGDRLLVAAVSAWSDALPERAMLARYGGEEFAVLLPGLDLEAGRLAVDRLRGTTPQGQTFSAGVAAWLPGTEPGAAVAAADAALYEAKRRGRDRVVADPAAVRAGGLPRWAEGARVVLQPVVDARDGRVIGHEALARLPGLPDVAGALLGAHEDGVGDLVEAHLVRLALQVPGRPPGTSLFVNVSPAAVASRRFWDGLPADLDGVVVELVEEHVGRDWSTQRRAVQALRERGARIAVDDLGAGSGDLGRVLAVRPDVVKVDRGVVHGCHADEARLELVRLVVQLAAAVGARVCAEGVEDDADLEVLREVGVQLVQGYHLGVPSPRWVTGPVVPGGAAGGEGPVGDPLAHAST
- a CDS encoding histone deacetylase — encoded protein: MSYGSNLLRGRFERYLLGGTLPGLDVVYPGGPGTAPAGADRAVVLPGRLRLAGDAPAWGGGGVCFWDEGAPGPGVLARAWRVTLGQYLEVVHLEGSRAAVPQRRRAPWDDAVLRDGSATVLDGWYGRLVLAGSLEGEPALTFTSPAAARLPARPPSPRYREVVVAGLVETFGARARGGLDEGAAAAYVDACASGSPTGPSPPAAPPGTTGPVTQRGDGTPRW
- the hisN gene encoding histidinol-phosphatase; translation: MTSTASTDRQKGWDDDLRLALSLADQVDALTMQRFGAADLQVRTKPDLTPVTEADTDAERAMRSLLQRARPRDMVVGEELEPTGHGRRQWVLDPIDGTKNFVRGVPVWATLIALVDDRTPVVGVVSAPALSRRWWAAKGLGAFTGRSLSTARPLRVSGVDHLSDASLSYSSLSGWEGRGMLPAFLELSQRCWRTRAYGDFWSYMLLAEGAVDVACEPELALHDMAALVPVVTEAGGRFTSLAGEDGPWGGDAVATNGHLHGPVLATLAGGAGG